The nucleotide window TTACCAGGCCCATGGGCAGGTTGACGTTGACTTTGTTGCGGCCGGTTTGCATGTCGGTGACGCGGACGCGGAACCAGCGGGCGGCGCTGGCCCCACGCAGGGGTTCTGCTTTGGGGTTTTGGCTGTCCCGGTCCAGGGCGCGCAGCAGTTCAGCGCCTTCGGCGGCGGTGATTTTGCCTTCTTCTATCATTTTGAGGATTTGAATCCGTTCTTCTGTGGTGGCCATGGTTATGACTCCTTGTGTGTATGGGTAACGGCCGTTTAGCGTAAACCCAGGCGCATGTGGATGAGGGTGCGCTGTGGTTTGAAGTTGGCCTGACGCAGCAGTTCACCAGTGAGCGTGTCGTTGGCCGGATGGTCTATGCGCACGTTGCGGCGGGGCAGGTAGGGCAGGCGGCGCAGCGCTTTGCCGAGCAACGGCCGTTCCAGTTCCCTGGCCCACTGCGGATGAACGCGCAAGATGAGCTGGTGGGCGCGTCCCCATTCGCTCCAAATGCTGGCCAGGCCGATCAACTGCTGCTCGTTGTTAGCTATCGTCCACGTTTCGGTTGTTCGGGCGTTGGCAAAATTGGCTAACCGCCGCCAAAAACCGAGACGATAGGCATCTGAAGGCAGGCGCTCCGGCCAGCTCAGGTCGGGGGGCAGCGCCAGGCAATCCAGGCGGTAGGCTTGCTGCCACTCACGGCTGCGCAGTTCGCGCACATCATGGGCGCTGTTGTTTTCCAGCGCGTGGACCCGACCGGCTGCGGCCGTCCAGGCGGTCATGGCCCCCAGATTGCTGTAGCCCAGGTCCACGTAAAGGTCCAGCGCCGGCTGGTTGTTGTGGTCTACTTGCAGCAAGATTTCTTGCCCGTCGCGCTGCCGGACGCGGTCGCCGACGGCGTTCATGAGGGCGCGGGCGATACCCTGGCGGCGATAATCGGGGTGGACGGCGACGTTGACGATGAGGTAACGGCCGTTTTCCTGGGTGGTGAGCAGGGTGATATTGCCAACGATACGGCCGTCTTCTTCCCACACATACCCATGCGACAGGCGGCTGGCCGCCGGGTTCAAACGCCACAAAATGGCCGGCTGCATATAGGGCACATAATACCCATGCAGCGCCCGCTGACCTTCGGCGTCCAAAGAATCGCCAAAGGCAATTTGCAGGAGTTCCAGAACTTGAGGAATATCCTTATTCGGGTTGATGGGTCGTGGCCCACGGCTGACCCGCGATTGGGCCGGTATGGTAATGACCATAGCCATTGATTTTACCTCAAATTTACGGAACAACCTCCCTGGAAAATAGCGAGAGCGAGAGCGAGAGTATTCCCCGAATTCTTCCTCTCGCTCTCGCTTTCGCTCTGGCTCTATCCTTCAATCGCTTCCAGCAATGTGTTGGCCTCTTCGGGCGAGATGATGCCCTGTTCGACCATTTTGAGGATTTTAAGCTGTTCCTCTGGCGTGGCCTTGGACGTGGCCTGAGGCTTGGGTGGTTTGGGCGATTTGGGCGGTTTTGGCGGCATAGGTGGTGGCGGTGGCGCCGCCCAGCGGGTTTGCCATTGCTGCTGCCCCGCCTGGCGTTGGGCCTGCTGCCGGGCGCGTTCCGCATGGCGCTCGGCCTGCTGCCGGGCGTGTTCGGCGGCGCGTTCCGCTTTGGCGACTGCTTTTTCGGTTTGCCGGGTGATTTTTTCGGTCATCTTGTCGGCGAAGTCTGGGCCGAGTTGGGCGTCTAGCCCGGCCATCAGGCGGCCCAGTTGGGCGTCTATTTCGCGGCTGATGCGTTGGCCGATGTTGTCAAAATCGAAGCCGAAATCGAAGGCAAATTCGTCGTCGCTTGCTTCCCATTCTTCCTTTACCAGACGGCCTTCTTTGAGCAGGATACGGCCGTTGGCTACCAGTTTCAGGTGGGTTTTGCCGGCGCCGATGCTGCCGGACAGGCTGTTTTCTTCTTCGAGTACGCCTTCCAGGGGCAGGCTGTTTTTGATGCCGGGCGCGCTTGCTTCGATGTTCACCGGCATTTCCACCGGCCAGCGCACCACAATGTCGCCGTGGGCCTGGCAGAAATGCTCGCCTTCGCCCAGGCCGCCGCGCAGCCGCACATCGCCGTTCACCTGCTGCAAATGCAGCCGGCCGCCCACGTTGCGCGCATTCACGTCGCGCAGCGCTTGTTGGATGGCAACCTCCCCAGCAACATATTCTACGTTCACATCGCCGCTGCCGCTGTGCAGACTCAGGCTGCCATTGGCATGGCGCACCGATAAGTCGCCATGCACGGTTCCCAGAGCCACGTCGCCAATCTGGCGGCAAACGGCGTCGCCGTTGACCGTCTCGGCGCTTAACGAGCCGTCTATTTGTTTGGCCGACAGGTCGCCGTGGACGACGCCCAGTTTGACATGGCTGACGCCGGCCAGGACTGCGTCGCCGTTCACCTCTTCCAGGCTGAGGTCGCTGTGAACCTGTTTAACGACCAGGTCGCCATGCACGGCCTGGACAGTCAGGGCAGTGTTGGTCGGTACGGTTAGTTTCAGGTCGCCGTGGCTGGTGATGGACAGGCCGTTGTCGTCTTCATGGCTTTCATATTCGCCAGACTTGATGAGTACGGCCGTTTCATCCCACCCACGCACCACCAGATTGCCGTGACACGCAACCGTCAGCCGGGGCAGTTTGCCCAATTCAATTCGTTCTTGACTCATAATTACCTCTGTTAGCTATAAGCTATAAGCTGTTAAGCCACGCATAAACACTGAACACCGTCCCTAATCAATATAAACCTGAACGTGTTCGTTGCTCTCTTCGTCCATCACATCCACCAGGACGCCCTGCCCGGTTTCCTTCAACATGCCGTTCAGGTCGTCCCAATCCAGCCCTTCCAGATCTGGCGAGAAGTGGCGGCCCACTTTCAGGCCAAACTTTACCATCGGCAGAGGAATGTTAACCGTTACCTTATTTTTGCCAGTCTCCAGATTGCGTACATTTACGTGAAACCAGCGCAGCCCATTCTTTTGCGGTGGCTGCGGTTTGGCCGGCATTTCTGGCGCTTCTGGTTCCATGTCCAGCATCTCTACTTTTAATGGTTTTTCTGGCGCCTCTGGCGCGGTGGCGAGATTGCTCAAAATCTCCGCGGCTTCCGCGGCCGAAATTTTACCGGCCGCCAATAAATCCAATATCTCTTTACGATCAGTTGTAGACATGATTGCCTCCATTGGGAAGTTGGTTGGCTGGTTGGTGAGTTAGCTGAGTTTGCAAAACAAACCAACGAACCAACCTGCCCTAATTGACACAGATTGCTAAATGAACATTAAACGCCGCCGCGCAAAATTTGCAGCCCTTCATCGGCGCTGATGGTTCCGGCGCTGATTTCGGCCAGAACTTCGCGGCGGGTAGCCTGGGAAATGGGTGCGCGTTCCGGTTCGCCCACCTCATACCCCATGGCTTCGATAACTTCTGTCAGGCGGGCGCGCACCGCCGGATAAGACATACCCAATTCCTGTTCGACGCGGTTGATTTTGCCTTCGCAGCGGATAAAAATCTCCACAAAATTGAGCTGCTCGGCGGAAAGCTCATACAACCGGCCCAGAGTAAAATGTCCTTCGATGGTGGTGTCGCAGGTCCGGCAGTGCAGCCGGGTGACGCTAAGGGTGTCGTGGCAGATAGGACATTGGCCGATAACAGGGTTCATAGAAGTCTCCTAATGTGTGTATTCGGTAATCCGTGAGCCGTGGGCCGTGAGCCGTAATCAGTAGGGTGCTACCTCTGGTAAATACTAACGGAACACGGAACACGAAATACGGCTTACGGCTTCAAGCCAACAGCTTCTTTGCTTTCCGCTTGTTGTACGCGGATGCTGCCGGTGATGACGCGGGCTTTTAGCGTGCCTGCGCCGTCGACGAGCGTGACTTTCAGGTGTTTGCCGGTGAAGCCGTTGGTGGTTTTAGGTTGGGCGAGGGGGAAATCGCAGTGGGCGTCGCCGGTGACGACACGGCCGTCAAACTGCGCGTTCGGTTCCCCGGTGAGGCTCAGGCGAATGCTGCCGGTGACAGCCTCGAAGCGGTGGTGGTCGTCGGCCAACCGCCCTTTGTAGCTGATTTCGCCGGTGGTGGCACGGGCGTCAATGCGCCCGCCGATGTTTGCCAGCTCATTTTTGCCGGTGACGACGGTGGCCGTGACCGGCGCGGCGATGTCGCTGATGACCATTTTGCCGGTGATGGTTTTGGCATAGATGGCGCAGGTGGGGGGCACATGGATGGTGACGACGGCTTTGGGGTGGCCGTCGGCGCTGAACAAACGGCCGATTTTTTGCAGCCATTCGCCCTCTTCTTGTTCCACGCGCAGCGAAACCACGTCCTCTTGCCGGGTGACGGCGATGGTCATGTGGCGCAGGTCGGCCTCAATGATGATGTCACGGCCGTCGTGCGGCCGAATCGTTACCTCGCCAATTTCCACCAACAAGTGAAGCTGCCCTTTTTCGTTTTCTAACGTTTCGGTTAATGTGTAATGCTTCATAAAATGTTGTTCCGTTTGTAAGAAAATTAACACAATCCATAATAAATTTGTGTGATGCTGCCATCATAAATCAAAAATATTATCATGTCAAGAATAATATTGATTAAATTATGCAAAAAACGTAGAAAAATCCATGCGAATGTGAAAAATCTTTGAGGACGGCGATTTTTCGCGGTGTTTGTCAGGGGTTGGCGTCGGGCACGACGCCTGGGGCGGCTTCCGCGCCGGCGGCTTTGCCGGCCAGATAACCGCTGGACCAGGCCCATTGGAAGTTGTAGCCACCGATACGGCCGTCTACGTCGCAAATTTCGCCGCATAGATACAGGCCAGGGCAGAGGCGCGACGCCATGTTG belongs to Candidatus Leptovillus gracilis and includes:
- a CDS encoding GNAT family N-acetyltransferase, which gives rise to MAMVITIPAQSRVSRGPRPINPNKDIPQVLELLQIAFGDSLDAEGQRALHGYYVPYMQPAILWRLNPAASRLSHGYVWEEDGRIVGNITLLTTQENGRYLIVNVAVHPDYRRQGIARALMNAVGDRVRQRDGQEILLQVDHNNQPALDLYVDLGYSNLGAMTAWTAAAGRVHALENNSAHDVRELRSREWQQAYRLDCLALPPDLSWPERLPSDAYRLGFWRRLANFANARTTETWTIANNEQQLIGLASIWSEWGRAHQLILRVHPQWARELERPLLGKALRRLPYLPRRNVRIDHPANDTLTGELLRQANFKPQRTLIHMRLGLR
- a CDS encoding DUF2089 domain-containing protein, translating into MNPVIGQCPICHDTLSVTRLHCRTCDTTIEGHFTLGRLYELSAEQLNFVEIFIRCEGKINRVEQELGMSYPAVRARLTEVIEAMGYEVGEPERAPISQATRREVLAEISAGTISADEGLQILRGGV